DNA from Desertibacillus haloalkaliphilus:
TCTGTTAATTCTATTCCTAATTGTCTTGTCGTAATTGAAGCATAAGGCAAAACACGAACATGCCCTGTAGATTGAATTCGTTCTTGCAGCCATTCCATTTGTTCTTTCGTATCCGGAACTGGTCTTGTGTTTGGCATAGCTGCAATTGTAGTAAAACCACCAGCAGCTGCTGATTTCGTTCCAGTTTCAATCGTCTCTTTCTTCTCTCCACCTGGCTCACGT
Protein-coding regions in this window:
- a CDS encoding amidohydrolase family protein, which codes for REPGGEKKETIETGTKSAAAGGFTTIAAMPNTRPVPDTKEQMEWLQERIQSTGHVRVLPYASITTRQLGIELTDFEALKEAGAFAFTDDGVGVQSADMMLQAMKKAAEMNMAIVAHCEENTLIHGGC